A genomic stretch from Pseudobacteroides sp. includes:
- a CDS encoding helicase C-terminal domain-containing protein, which produces MIIKLKQGMGRLIRCETDTGLIAVLDFRISKKGRCRQRVLKALPDFEVTDSIDDVRVFIRKVKEEDYFKDVGAKRDFK; this is translated from the coding sequence ATGATAATCAAATTGAAGCAGGGTATGGGAAGATTGATTCGATGTGAAACAGATACCGGGCTTATAGCTGTCCTTGATTTCAGGATAAGTAAAAAAGGCAGGTGCCGACAGAGAGTATTAAAAGCCTTACCGGATTTTGAAGTAACAGACTCTATTGATGATGTTAGGGTTTTTATTAGAAAAGTGAAGGAAGAGGATTATTTCAAAGATGTAGGGGCTAAGAGGGATTTTAAATAG
- a CDS encoding immunity 50 family protein yields MVNQLKLMNPQAFISIFGNIPSFIGSELLDVQIKRDGPTLVIRLMTNEVVQSKPKRWDKWDVIYVELSFFAIRDLTITGVSTKNQINEFEIKEREKEAELEIGCDSQMKIKFLFDWARVEQITPGLIGTP; encoded by the coding sequence ATGGTTAATCAATTAAAGCTAATGAACCCTCAAGCATTTATTAGTATATTTGGAAATATACCTAGTTTTATTGGTTCTGAATTATTGGATGTTCAAATTAAAAGAGATGGGCCTACATTGGTTATTCGCTTAATGACAAATGAAGTTGTACAATCTAAGCCAAAGCGTTGGGATAAATGGGATGTAATATATGTTGAGTTATCATTTTTTGCTATTCGTGACTTGACAATTACAGGTGTATCTACAAAAAACCAGATTAATGAATTTGAAATAAAAGAACGTGAGAAAGAAGCAGAGTTAGAAATTGGATGCGATAGTCAAATGAAAATTAAATTTTTATTTGATTGGGCAAGGGTAGAACAGATAACTCCTGGCTTGATTGGTACTCCATAA
- a CDS encoding HNH/endonuclease VII fold putative polymorphic toxin, with protein sequence MYWDPTGHYYQKQYVSGQGLVDVWVNEEGFFGAINNANHAAEEALTSVRDKMDDFSSSARDYISEQAQITKEGFEALTNSEKRKEAFELIDKYGTDSEKFWSRVYAGAAAVTGAGAIAGTIVAGVMAAPVVAPVIATASSQMGARIATTTFGGFVINNADKIINKATTVTGAITTGGNLLAGDFKSAGFNALATFESFFTGKFITANGAPGSGNKKTFAPVNQSSIDANRGKNYNLIVNNSSSTGVGKGSTIKNTFASRKEAFNQVKKDLGITSSQQPISQKMVPLTDANGNRILDANKQPIMSRELTYEVNGKKIVVQDHSAGHDFGEGGIGNQPSHFNVRPADNTRTGKVEGTQDHYYFDK encoded by the coding sequence ATGTATTGGGACCCAACAGGTCATTACTACCAAAAACAATATGTTTCTGGTCAAGGTTTAGTTGATGTATGGGTAAACGAAGAAGGATTCTTTGGTGCAATAAATAACGCTAATCATGCAGCAGAAGAAGCATTAACTAGTGTTAGAGATAAGATGGATGACTTTTCAAGTTCTGCTAGAGACTATATTTCAGAACAGGCACAAATTACAAAAGAAGGATTTGAAGCACTCACAAATTCGGAAAAAAGAAAAGAAGCATTTGAGTTAATTGACAAGTATGGCACTGATTCGGAAAAATTCTGGTCAAGAGTGTATGCAGGGGCCGCTGCAGTTACAGGTGCTGGTGCTATTGCCGGAACAATTGTGGCTGGGGTAATGGCAGCACCAGTGGTTGCACCTGTAATAGCTACTGCAAGTTCACAAATGGGTGCAAGAATAGCAACAACTACCTTTGGTGGTTTTGTTATCAATAATGCAGATAAAATAATAAACAAGGCTACAACAGTAACTGGAGCTATAACAACTGGTGGCAACTTATTAGCAGGCGACTTTAAAAGTGCCGGATTTAATGCATTAGCAACATTCGAATCATTCTTTACTGGTAAGTTTATAACTGCTAATGGTGCACCGGGGTCTGGAAATAAGAAGACTTTTGCTCCTGTAAATCAATCAAGTATTGACGCAAATAGAGGAAAAAACTATAATCTGATAGTTAATAATAGTTCTTCTACGGGAGTTGGTAAGGGTAGTACCATTAAGAATACTTTTGCATCAAGGAAAGAAGCTTTTAACCAAGTAAAGAAAGATTTGGGTATTACTTCTTCACAACAACCTATTAGTCAAAAGATGGTTCCATTAACGGATGCTAACGGTAACAGAATATTAGACGCAAATAAACAACCTATTATGAGTAGGGAACTTACATACGAGGTAAATGGTAAGAAAATAGTTGTCCAAGACCATTCAGCTGGACATGATTTCGGTGAAGGTGGAATTGGAAATCAGCCTTCTCACTTTAATGTCAGACCTGCCGATAATACGAGAACAGGCAAAGTTGAAGGAACGCAAGACCACTATTATTTTGATAAATAA